In Burkholderia gladioli, a genomic segment contains:
- a CDS encoding LacI family DNA-binding transcriptional regulator, translated as MGTTIRDVAQAANVSIGTVSRALKNQPGLSEATRERIVAVAAQLGYDPAQLRPRIRRLTFLLHRQHNNFAATPFFSHVLHGVEEACRDRGIVPALLTVGPTDDVLRQMRPHAPDAIAVAGFMEPETIDALAATGRPLVLIDMWAPGLRSVNIDNIAGASQAMRHLFESGRKRIAFIGGSLAHHSIAQRALGFRRAFFEAGLLFDPSLEVTIDAGLDPDTGAARAMERMLDAGGPRPDAVFAFNDAAALAAMRVCLARGLRVPEDVAFVGFDDILGAAHAAPPLTTLAVDKEALGRRGIELLLADAPDQTEIRLPVRLIERASSSVAALAPRPLTPVIAS; from the coding sequence ATGGGTACCACCATTCGCGATGTCGCCCAGGCGGCAAACGTATCGATCGGCACCGTCTCGCGCGCGCTGAAGAACCAGCCCGGCCTGTCCGAAGCCACCCGCGAGCGCATCGTCGCGGTCGCCGCGCAGCTCGGCTACGACCCGGCGCAACTGCGCCCGCGCATCCGCCGCCTCACCTTCCTGCTGCACCGCCAGCACAACAACTTCGCCGCCACGCCGTTCTTCTCGCACGTGCTGCACGGCGTCGAGGAGGCCTGCCGCGACCGCGGCATCGTGCCGGCGCTGCTGACGGTGGGCCCGACCGACGACGTGCTGCGCCAGATGCGCCCGCACGCGCCCGACGCGATCGCGGTGGCCGGCTTCATGGAGCCCGAGACGATCGACGCGCTGGCCGCCACCGGCCGCCCGCTGGTGCTGATCGACATGTGGGCGCCGGGGCTGCGCTCGGTGAACATCGACAACATCGCCGGCGCCTCGCAGGCGATGCGGCACCTGTTCGAGAGCGGCCGCAAGCGCATCGCCTTCATCGGCGGGTCGCTGGCGCACCACAGCATCGCGCAGCGCGCGCTCGGCTTTCGCCGTGCCTTCTTCGAGGCGGGGCTGCTGTTCGATCCCTCGCTGGAAGTGACCATCGACGCCGGCCTCGACCCCGATACCGGCGCCGCGCGCGCGATGGAGCGCATGCTCGACGCGGGCGGCCCGCGCCCCGACGCGGTGTTCGCCTTCAACGACGCGGCCGCGCTGGCGGCGATGCGCGTGTGCCTGGCGCGCGGGCTGCGAGTGCCCGAGGACGTGGCCTTCGTCGGCTTCGACGACATCCTCGGCGCGGCCCACGCGGCACCGCCGCTGACCACCCTGGCCGTCGACAAGGAAGCGCTGGGCCGCCGCGGCATCGAGTTGCTGCTGGCCGACGCGCCCGACCAGACCGAAATTCGCCTGCCCGTGCGGTTGATCGAGCGCGCGAGCAGTTCCGTGGCGGCGCTCGCGCCGCGCCCCCTCACCCCGGTAATCGCATCATGA